Proteins from a single region of Companilactobacillus farciminis KCTC 3681 = DSM 20184:
- a CDS encoding HAD hydrolase-like protein gives MKNLFFDFDGTIANTQEGIVNALEYMVNDLQMEHLGVDTYKKFIGPSLIDSLEKFYPDFPKTRYQEAVKSFQSYYNTKGVYQLELYPGMKDMLQQLKDAGYNLYISSVKTESMLKILIPHLGLDDYFEGFYGQSEDGLTRNTKPAILKYGLDESKSAADDSIMIGDRMTDMQGGVQNDVHTLGITYGFGDHQELKESGAELIVDHVDDIPGAVKKFK, from the coding sequence ATGAAGAATTTGTTTTTTGATTTTGATGGTACGATTGCTAATACCCAAGAGGGTATCGTTAATGCTCTAGAATATATGGTCAACGACTTGCAAATGGAACACCTCGGTGTCGATACTTACAAGAAGTTCATTGGACCAAGTTTAATCGACAGTCTTGAAAAATTTTATCCTGACTTCCCTAAAACACGTTATCAAGAGGCAGTTAAGTCTTTTCAAAGCTACTACAATACCAAGGGTGTTTATCAACTAGAACTATACCCTGGTATGAAAGACATGTTGCAACAATTAAAAGATGCTGGTTACAACCTCTATATTTCATCGGTCAAAACCGAATCTATGCTAAAAATTCTTATCCCACATTTAGGTTTGGACGACTACTTTGAAGGTTTTTATGGTCAATCAGAAGACGGACTCACTCGTAATACAAAACCAGCCATTCTCAAATATGGTCTCGACGAAAGTAAATCTGCTGCTGATGATTCTATTATGATTGGCGACCGCATGACTGATATGCAAGGTGGCGTTCAAAATGACGTTCACACTTTAGGTATCACTTATGGCTTCGGTGATCATCAAGAATTAAAGGAATCAGGTGCCGAATTAATTGTCGACCACGTTGATGATATTCCAGGCGCAGTAAAAAAATTCAAATAA
- a CDS encoding DUF975 family protein: MNNNRISALEIRREAHRAFRKDIKGNISLNVIPILLRFLAVYFGTKIYTTWMANLNVNLADPSQASQRLSEISASMANDPSSASDFMLTLTPETSVAVYAFMFFFIMICVGVSYTLIDKLRNPDYQVNALKGSLQAFSGRYFFPLLFITALFGLFLEAGLMLYIIPGIWFLMIFSQAFFIFKDDVADQNKWTLRMAFSSFSRSSVLMRGYKWAYFSLCLEFFFWEILNALTHELLSIWLQPYEQLTMAIFYQKVLENNRKK, from the coding sequence ATGAATAATAATCGAATATCTGCCTTGGAGATCAGACGTGAAGCCCACAGAGCTTTTCGAAAAGATATTAAAGGGAATATTTCTCTTAATGTCATTCCGATTCTTTTGAGATTTTTGGCAGTGTACTTTGGAACTAAAATTTACACAACGTGGATGGCTAATTTAAATGTTAATTTAGCTGATCCATCTCAAGCTAGTCAACGACTATCAGAAATTTCTGCTAGCATGGCAAATGATCCTAGTTCAGCTAGTGATTTCATGCTGACGTTAACTCCTGAAACTAGTGTTGCTGTCTACGCCTTTATGTTTTTCTTTATTATGATTTGTGTCGGCGTTTCATACACTTTGATTGATAAATTACGTAACCCTGATTATCAAGTCAATGCTTTAAAAGGTAGTCTACAAGCTTTCTCTGGTCGTTATTTCTTTCCACTTTTGTTTATAACGGCGTTATTCGGACTATTTTTAGAAGCTGGATTAATGTTATACATTATTCCAGGTATTTGGTTCTTGATGATTTTTTCACAGGCCTTTTTCATTTTTAAAGATGATGTGGCTGATCAAAATAAATGGACTTTACGAATGGCCTTTTCTAGTTTTAGTCGTAGTTCAGTCTTGATGCGTGGCTATAAGTGGGCTTACTTCTCACTATGTCTTGAATTTTTCTTCTGGGAAATCTTGAATGCTTTAACGCATGAACTATTATCAATTTGGCTTCAACCATATGAACAATTGACGATGGCTATCTTCTATCAAAAGGTGTTAGAAAATAATCGCAAAAAATAA
- a CDS encoding ADP-ribosylglycohydrolase family protein encodes MRAYQIENILYAGVVGDALGVPVEFEKRDSYYIDSMTTGTWEQPAGSWSDDTSFTLPLIENLMTNKSYDDLMQKFVNYMFHNEYTPNGVAFGIGNTCAKALRNWSVNHYPALECGDPSVEANGNGALMRLAPLAIHLANEKDISKRLDLEREYTSLTHRHPRSIVASYIYLEIIHDLLNGCSLRSSLDNLPNRLTQALQGRFDELKELSYFEAMFQPDFATTLRKEIKSSGYVVDTLLASTWSVLNSTSIDGAVILAVNLGEDTDTIASITATLASCENLSDHINDDWKSQLQNKPLLDKFIKPFAKKEASEK; translated from the coding sequence ATGCGAGCGTACCAAATAGAGAATATTCTTTATGCTGGTGTAGTTGGGGATGCATTGGGAGTCCCAGTCGAATTTGAAAAGAGAGATTCATATTATATCGACTCAATGACTACGGGTACTTGGGAACAACCTGCTGGAAGCTGGTCAGATGATACATCTTTTACCTTGCCTTTAATTGAGAATTTAATGACAAATAAAAGTTATGATGACTTGATGCAAAAGTTCGTTAATTACATGTTCCACAATGAATATACGCCTAATGGTGTAGCATTTGGAATTGGTAATACTTGTGCCAAGGCCTTGCGTAATTGGTCAGTTAATCATTATCCAGCCTTAGAATGTGGTGATCCAAGTGTTGAGGCTAATGGGAATGGAGCTTTGATGAGATTAGCGCCTTTGGCAATTCATTTGGCAAACGAAAAGGACATCAGCAAACGTCTCGATTTAGAACGTGAGTACACTAGCTTGACGCACCGTCATCCTAGAAGTATTGTTGCTAGTTATATTTATTTAGAAATTATTCATGATTTATTAAATGGTTGTTCTTTAAGATCCAGTTTAGACAATTTGCCAAACAGACTAACACAAGCCTTGCAAGGGCGCTTTGATGAGTTGAAGGAGCTTTCTTATTTTGAAGCAATGTTTCAACCAGACTTTGCAACAACTTTGAGAAAAGAAATTAAATCTAGTGGTTATGTCGTAGATACGTTGTTAGCTAGTACGTGGAGTGTTTTAAACTCTACAAGTATTGACGGAGCAGTTATTTTAGCAGTTAATTTGGGTGAGGATACTGATACGATTGCCAGTATTACTGCTACATTAGCTAGTTGCGAAAATTTGAGTGATCATATCAATGATGATTGGAAGAGCCAGTTACAAAACAAGCCACTGTTAGATAAATTTATTAAACCATTTGCTAAAAAAGAAGCGTCAGAAAAATAA
- a CDS encoding TetR/AcrR family transcriptional regulator, translating into MSQVTQRTEKSIITAIISLLQKKPFEKITVGDICDEALINHSTFYRYFSDKYELLHSVFSYLLDDLINNTSNAKTIVYQIADFMEKNSNFIHHISPQYQTKANLYPEFRSILQDIVKTKSKDPNSQKDPLIKMITESDAPELMISFIVGGLIGLVEYLEDNDFKVSRTKFIEFTENFFTKWSK; encoded by the coding sequence ATGTCACAAGTAACACAACGAACAGAAAAATCGATTATCACAGCGATAATTTCCCTACTTCAAAAGAAACCATTCGAAAAAATCACTGTTGGTGATATTTGTGACGAGGCTCTAATTAACCATAGTACCTTCTACCGCTACTTTAGTGATAAATATGAATTGCTACATTCAGTCTTTTCTTACCTATTGGATGACTTGATCAACAACACTTCCAACGCGAAGACAATTGTTTATCAAATCGCTGACTTCATGGAAAAGAATAGCAATTTTATCCACCATATTTCACCACAATATCAAACAAAAGCTAATCTCTACCCTGAGTTTAGAAGCATTCTCCAGGATATTGTCAAAACTAAAAGTAAAGATCCTAATAGTCAAAAAGATCCTCTAATCAAAATGATTACCGAATCAGATGCACCCGAATTAATGATCAGTTTCATTGTTGGTGGTTTGATTGGATTAGTTGAATACTTAGAAGATAATGATTTCAAAGTTTCCCGAACCAAGTTTATCGAGTTTACTGAGAACTTCTTCACCAAATGGTCTAAATAA
- a CDS encoding metal-dependent transcriptional regulator, which translates to MSPNKENYLKTIYELNYDFTKITNKRISEIMNVSAPSVTEMLNALASEGYLTHSPYNKIVLTPKGNKVSEKLVRTHRLWEVFLNQCLKYPVDNVHHNADALEHASDDDLIDHLNDFLDHPQRCPHGGIIPGNGQGETDADDKLLSMIPDGTKVQIVRVSDNYDFLQYFGSLNLEIDDTIEVVKHEKFDNSLVVKKADGSNLTIGAKAIDYIFVETR; encoded by the coding sequence TTGTCCCCTAACAAAGAAAACTATTTAAAAACCATTTATGAATTGAATTATGACTTCACAAAGATCACTAACAAACGTATTTCAGAGATCATGAATGTGTCCGCTCCATCTGTTACTGAAATGTTGAATGCCCTAGCAAGTGAAGGCTACCTAACACATTCTCCATACAACAAAATTGTTTTAACACCTAAGGGAAACAAGGTTTCTGAAAAGCTAGTTCGCACACATAGACTTTGGGAAGTATTTCTTAATCAATGTCTCAAATATCCCGTCGATAACGTTCACCACAACGCTGATGCTTTGGAACACGCTTCCGATGATGACTTGATCGATCATTTGAATGACTTTCTTGATCATCCTCAACGTTGCCCACATGGTGGTATTATCCCCGGTAACGGTCAAGGTGAAACTGACGCTGACGATAAATTGCTCAGCATGATTCCCGATGGAACTAAGGTTCAAATTGTCCGTGTATCTGATAACTATGACTTCCTTCAATACTTCGGCAGTTTAAATCTAGAAATTGACGATACGATCGAAGTTGTCAAACATGAAAAATTCGACAATTCATTAGTCGTTAAAAAAGCAGATGGTTCAAACTTAACAATTGGTGCTAAGGCCATCGATTATATCTTCGTGGAAACACGTTAA
- a CDS encoding DUF4097 family beta strand repeat-containing protein — translation MRKYFVTGFYLLIIGGILLLGGVLMGANRSVVWDHGFKVAQSVDETYPLSDFKNVYVEGRDTNVNFKLGDRYKIHVDGDKSQMPSYKVRNDTLTITGKKKNKHVGVDVLGRAKVTITIPMDKTLDNVSLRLANSAIYINDVTIEHLVKTAKDMDYDAQLYIKNATINNLDKINLYDANFEVENSKISNMTLVANQYSDVIIKNSTLVKTSVNLNESALKVKQSNLDTMNSLSNHGRITMDKVVFMNKNDFRIFSDGHFTGSDITSDGSDLTTADGVVRVMDKDYGHEYQNKVDASNLLTVKATKGSITIK, via the coding sequence ATGCGTAAGTATTTCGTAACAGGTTTTTATTTATTAATAATTGGTGGAATTCTTCTACTAGGTGGTGTTTTGATGGGAGCCAATCGTTCCGTTGTTTGGGATCATGGCTTCAAAGTGGCACAAAGCGTTGATGAAACCTATCCATTATCTGATTTTAAAAATGTCTATGTTGAAGGTCGAGACACAAATGTTAATTTTAAATTGGGTGACCGTTATAAAATCCATGTCGATGGCGATAAGTCACAGATGCCAAGTTACAAAGTGAGAAATGATACTTTGACTATTACTGGTAAAAAGAAAAATAAGCACGTTGGTGTTGATGTATTAGGACGTGCTAAAGTAACTATCACGATCCCAATGGATAAGACCCTTGATAATGTCAGTCTACGATTAGCCAATAGTGCTATATATATTAATGACGTAACGATAGAACATCTCGTTAAAACCGCAAAAGATATGGATTATGATGCACAACTTTATATCAAAAACGCAACGATAAATAATTTAGACAAGATCAATTTGTATGATGCTAATTTTGAAGTGGAAAATTCAAAAATAAGTAATATGACCCTAGTTGCCAATCAATATTCTGACGTTATTATAAAGAATTCAACGTTAGTTAAAACTAGTGTCAATCTAAATGAATCTGCTTTGAAAGTGAAACAATCTAATTTGGATACAATGAATTCTTTATCAAATCACGGTCGTATTACGATGGATAAAGTGGTTTTTATGAATAAAAATGATTTCCGTATTTTTAGTGACGGACACTTTACTGGTAGTGACATCACATCAGATGGTTCAGATTTAACTACAGCAGATGGTGTAGTTAGAGTTATGGATAAGGATTATGGTCATGAGTATCAAAATAAAGTCGATGCAAGTAACTTGTTGACTGTCAAAGCAACCAAAGGCTCAATTACAATCAAGTAA
- a CDS encoding DUF1700 domain-containing protein, producing the protein MKNKAIDSYIDEFRIYLHQLDEKEQADVIEFYREYMIDADLQSSDKIINELGTPKHLARKVLADYSIKMSEENYQNINNGQITSNERASRNLKMIGLVILALMASPVAIMIAIVLIPLILTFFGMIVFMILLFLFLVAMSVVGGIGAIFIGLSVIFQSFWTTIFYVGIGLLILGVDFFLIPIVIALVKWCFSVVVIFFRWLGKKLLYGRKTPMKGDKTNA; encoded by the coding sequence ATGAAGAATAAGGCAATAGATTCGTATATTGATGAATTTAGGATTTATTTGCACCAATTGGATGAAAAAGAACAAGCTGATGTTATTGAATTTTATCGTGAGTATATGATCGATGCTGATTTGCAAAGTTCGGACAAAATAATTAATGAGCTAGGTACACCCAAACATTTAGCTCGAAAGGTCTTAGCAGATTATTCAATTAAGATGTCTGAAGAAAATTATCAAAATATTAATAATGGGCAAATCACTAGCAATGAACGCGCTTCACGTAATTTGAAAATGATAGGATTAGTTATTTTGGCTTTAATGGCTTCTCCAGTAGCGATTATGATTGCTATTGTTTTAATTCCTCTGATTTTGACTTTCTTTGGAATGATTGTTTTTATGATCCTACTATTCCTATTCTTGGTAGCAATGTCGGTCGTTGGCGGTATTGGAGCTATCTTTATCGGTCTATCAGTCATTTTCCAATCATTTTGGACGACTATTTTCTATGTTGGAATTGGTTTATTGATCTTGGGAGTAGATTTTTTCTTGATTCCTATCGTTATAGCGCTAGTTAAGTGGTGCTTTAGCGTAGTAGTTATCTTCTTCCGTTGGTTAGGTAAAAAGTTACTTTATGGACGTAAAACACCGATGAAAGGGGATAAGACTAATGCGTAA
- a CDS encoding nucleoside 2-deoxyribosyltransferase encodes MEKKNRVYLAGPFFSDQQVKRLDDVQALLEQNPTIGDVFRPGKHAYDAAEFGSFEWQTAVFKHDVNNINVSDVVVAMLDYKIEENEFEPDSGTVWECGYAAAHNIPVIGVRNIDDQPLNLMLAASLTAFFNGSKNIQDIKDYDFNSLMTRYENVKVF; translated from the coding sequence ATGGAAAAAAAGAATCGTGTTTACTTAGCAGGCCCATTTTTCAGTGATCAACAAGTCAAACGTCTAGATGACGTTCAAGCTCTTTTGGAACAAAATCCTACTATTGGTGACGTTTTCCGTCCCGGTAAGCATGCCTACGATGCTGCTGAATTTGGCTCATTCGAATGGCAAACAGCTGTCTTCAAACATGATGTAAACAATATTAATGTTTCAGATGTAGTCGTTGCAATGTTAGACTATAAAATAGAAGAAAACGAGTTTGAACCAGACTCTGGAACTGTTTGGGAATGTGGCTATGCAGCAGCTCACAACATCCCTGTCATTGGCGTTAGAAATATTGATGATCAACCACTTAATTTAATGCTAGCTGCCAGTTTAACTGCTTTCTTTAATGGTTCTAAAAACATTCAAGACATCAAAGATTATGATTTCAATTCATTGATGACTCGTTATGAAAATGTAAAAGTGTTCTAG
- a CDS encoding CynX/NimT family MFS transporter, with translation MKASTKINKSWFLFSMMLIAANLRLPITMIPPLLSTIEKNLGIPKSLAGLITSIPLVTFALLSPIIVKVAKKFGNELTVFLFFILLIIGSYLRVIPTIGALMFGTFLVGVGIDSGNVLVPAMIKDHLPNQIPLGTSLYTMSMLLIGAIGTALSGILITKVSLQVTLMILSVMAIIALIFWVPNLRYNQRDTASTKHVNYRSVWNQSLGWLITAFFGFQSLVYYSFVTWLPSMLESHGVSAILASNLLTVLQLSGLPCSFIVPYFSTKKHGFKHLLIMLTIGYAIAPLGYLFSTGNLIFLSIVTVVTGFGSGIAFNMAVIFFTEKTTNHYQTAEVSGMAQSAGYLLGAIGPVLFGYLENALRSWSLVLEILVLVSVLLVLSGILIARHQPIAEQ, from the coding sequence ATGAAAGCATCCACAAAAATCAATAAATCGTGGTTCTTATTTAGCATGATGTTGATTGCAGCTAACTTAAGATTGCCAATTACCATGATTCCACCACTACTCAGCACGATTGAAAAGAACTTGGGAATTCCAAAGTCTTTAGCCGGACTCATCACGTCAATTCCATTAGTTACCTTTGCCCTACTTTCACCAATCATCGTCAAAGTTGCCAAAAAATTCGGTAATGAATTGACGGTTTTCTTGTTTTTTATACTGTTAATTATCGGTAGTTATTTACGTGTCATCCCTACGATTGGAGCTCTGATGTTTGGGACTTTCCTAGTCGGAGTGGGTATCGACAGTGGTAACGTCTTGGTCCCAGCAATGATCAAAGACCACTTACCTAATCAAATTCCTTTGGGTACTAGTCTATATACGATGTCGATGTTATTGATTGGTGCGATTGGAACGGCTCTATCGGGTATTTTGATTACCAAAGTCAGTCTGCAAGTTACCTTGATGATTTTATCGGTTATGGCTATTATCGCCTTAATCTTCTGGGTTCCTAATTTACGCTACAACCAACGTGACACCGCTAGTACTAAACATGTCAATTATCGTAGTGTCTGGAATCAATCACTTGGCTGGCTAATCACGGCCTTTTTTGGTTTTCAATCACTGGTCTATTATTCATTCGTTACGTGGTTGCCGTCAATGCTAGAAAGTCACGGTGTCAGTGCCATCTTAGCTAGTAATTTGTTGACCGTCTTACAGTTGAGTGGTCTACCTTGTTCTTTCATCGTTCCTTATTTCTCAACTAAAAAACACGGTTTCAAACATTTATTGATCATGCTAACAATCGGTTACGCTATTGCCCCACTCGGATACTTATTCTCCACTGGCAATCTGATTTTTCTAAGCATTGTAACTGTCGTGACTGGTTTTGGTTCTGGGATTGCTTTCAACATGGCGGTCATCTTCTTTACTGAGAAAACTACTAATCACTATCAAACTGCTGAAGTATCGGGAATGGCTCAGTCCGCCGGCTACTTACTAGGTGCTATCGGTCCAGTTTTATTCGGATATTTAGAAAATGCTTTACGTTCTTGGAGCTTAGTTTTAGAAATTCTCGTTTTAGTTTCAGTCTTACTCGTTTTATCCGGAATTTTAATCGCCCGTCACCAACCTATTGCGGAACAATAG
- a CDS encoding amino acid ABC transporter permease: MMNYIFEILPSLLSGTVMTLKVFFWTLVCSLPLGVLVSLGRSSKFKPLSWIISFYIWVMRGTPLLLQLIFVFYGLPNMPFAHIVFERYDAALFAFILNYTAYFAEIFRGGFSTVSKGQFEGAKVLGLSYWQTIRKIIIPQVVKIVLPSIGNEVINLVKDSSLVYVIGLGDLLRAGNIASSRDVTLLPLVLVGIIYLLLTLICTWVLKVLEKRFSYYR; the protein is encoded by the coding sequence ATGATGAATTACATTTTTGAAATTTTACCGTCACTACTAAGTGGTACGGTAATGACTTTGAAAGTTTTCTTCTGGACACTTGTTTGTTCATTACCATTAGGAGTTTTGGTATCACTAGGACGCAGCTCCAAATTTAAACCACTCAGTTGGATCATTTCCTTTTACATCTGGGTCATGCGAGGAACTCCTTTACTACTGCAATTAATTTTCGTTTTCTACGGCTTACCTAACATGCCATTTGCACATATCGTTTTTGAAAGATACGACGCCGCATTGTTTGCTTTTATTCTTAACTACACTGCTTACTTTGCCGAAATCTTCCGTGGTGGTTTTTCAACCGTCAGCAAGGGGCAATTCGAAGGTGCTAAAGTTCTTGGGCTTAGTTATTGGCAAACGATTCGAAAAATCATCATTCCACAAGTTGTCAAAATCGTCTTACCTTCAATTGGTAACGAAGTCATCAACTTAGTTAAGGATTCATCTTTAGTTTACGTAATTGGTTTAGGCGACTTGCTTCGTGCCGGAAATATCGCCAGTTCACGTGATGTTACCCTACTTCCATTAGTCTTAGTTGGTATCATTTACTTACTATTAACATTAATTTGTACTTGGGTACTAAAAGTTCTAGAAAAACGTTTCAGTTATTACCGTTAG
- a CDS encoding DUF308 domain-containing protein, translating to MSEPKRHFDWFGFIIGLISLYAGYLVLWYPLKSLSTIAGIFGFFVILRGVYQLWFGSQMTRFLGVRSGWTIFSAIVNIIIGIIFIAHINVGVIAIIYMFSIWFLLDAAFQIFTARFYHFFGKKYYWLIVILAGLNLLFAIILLFNPVLAGGFIVFLLAFFFFTTGVAEIIEAF from the coding sequence ATGAGTGAACCAAAGCGCCATTTCGATTGGTTTGGTTTTATCATTGGTTTGATTTCTTTGTATGCGGGTTATTTAGTTTTGTGGTATCCGCTCAAAAGTTTATCGACCATTGCCGGAATTTTTGGCTTTTTTGTAATTTTACGAGGGGTGTACCAATTGTGGTTTGGCTCTCAAATGACACGCTTTTTGGGTGTTAGAAGTGGCTGGACGATTTTTTCAGCTATTGTGAATATTATTATAGGCATTATTTTTATTGCCCACATTAATGTAGGTGTTATCGCAATCATTTATATGTTTTCAATTTGGTTTTTGCTCGATGCGGCATTCCAAATTTTTACCGCTCGTTTTTACCATTTCTTCGGTAAAAAGTACTATTGGTTGATCGTGATTTTGGCAGGCTTAAACCTCTTGTTTGCGATTATTCTATTGTTCAATCCAGTTTTGGCTGGGGGCTTCATTGTTTTCCTATTAGCCTTTTTCTTCTTTACCACGGGAGTAGCTGAAATTATTGAAGCATTTTAA
- a CDS encoding PadR family transcriptional regulator, with amino-acid sequence MAIQVSTEILEGSVLALLTTQDYYGYAITREIKKSFPISESTMYPILRRLKKEEWLSTYDEAYEGRNRRYYQITDLGREHLEQIKVNWQELKAATDAILEGKNEE; translated from the coding sequence ATGGCAATTCAAGTTTCGACTGAGATCCTTGAAGGTTCAGTTTTAGCTCTGTTAACTACGCAAGATTACTACGGTTATGCGATTACTCGTGAGATAAAGAAGAGTTTTCCCATTTCAGAATCAACGATGTATCCCATTCTCCGTCGTTTGAAAAAAGAAGAGTGGTTGAGTACATACGATGAGGCTTACGAAGGTAGAAATCGTCGCTATTATCAAATAACAGATTTAGGCAGAGAACATTTGGAACAGATCAAAGTCAACTGGCAGGAATTAAAGGCAGCCACAGACGCTATCTTGGAGGGGAAAAATGAAGAATAA
- a CDS encoding amino acid ABC transporter substrate-binding protein — protein sequence MKKKILLFMTFLAFFGLLAGCSDNKKSVAQQANTADTWSSIKKRGRVIIGLDDTFVPMGFRQKDGNLVGYDIDLAKAVFKQYGIKADFQPIDWNMKETELRNRTIDLIWNGYTITPAREKQLMFSRPYMANRQVLVTKTDQNITSFKGMKGKTLGAQTSSSGASLLDEHPAMLKNYIKDKTPVLYDSFNNALMDLDANRIQGLLIDSVYAGYYISKEKNPDSYRITRGGFDGEDFAAGMRKGDKTLKKKIDQGLQNLANTGELQQINKKWFGNSDNSLIQPEK from the coding sequence ATGAAGAAAAAAATATTACTATTCATGACCTTCTTAGCCTTCTTTGGTTTATTAGCTGGTTGTAGCGACAATAAGAAGTCAGTAGCTCAACAAGCCAACACAGCTGATACTTGGTCATCAATCAAAAAAAGAGGTCGTGTCATTATCGGTTTGGACGATACCTTCGTTCCCATGGGCTTTCGTCAAAAAGATGGCAACTTAGTTGGATACGATATCGACCTAGCCAAAGCTGTTTTCAAACAATACGGCATCAAAGCCGATTTTCAACCAATCGACTGGAATATGAAGGAAACCGAATTAAGAAACCGTACAATTGATTTGATCTGGAACGGTTATACGATTACGCCTGCTCGTGAAAAACAATTGATGTTCTCACGTCCTTACATGGCTAATCGTCAAGTTCTCGTTACTAAAACCGACCAAAACATCACTTCTTTCAAAGGTATGAAAGGCAAAACTCTTGGAGCTCAAACGAGTTCTTCTGGTGCCAGTCTGTTGGACGAACACCCTGCAATGTTAAAAAATTACATCAAGGATAAAACGCCCGTCCTCTATGATTCCTTTAACAATGCCTTAATGGATCTAGATGCTAACCGAATCCAAGGACTTTTGATTGATAGTGTCTACGCTGGTTATTACATTAGTAAAGAAAAGAATCCTGATTCATACCGTATTACCCGTGGTGGCTTCGATGGTGAAGATTTCGCTGCTGGGATGCGAAAAGGTGACAAAACTTTGAAGAAAAAGATTGATCAAGGTTTACAAAACTTAGCCAACACTGGCGAATTACAACAGATCAATAAGAAATGGTTTGGAAATTCCGATAATTCATTGATTCAACCTGAAAAGTAA
- a CDS encoding amino acid ABC transporter ATP-binding protein, protein MLKLNNITKSFDGKTILNNLNLEVKDNSILSIVGPSGAGKTTLLRCIAGLEKIDSGSFILNDKPFDPFDESVKERVVGVVFQDFNLFPHLSVMENVALAPQMVLKQDKQTVEKNVNELLDQLGLTSLKNQYPFELSGGQKQRVAIARALAMKPQILCYDEPTSALDPSLRDTVAQVILDLKKTGITQIVITHDPDFAKKIADQLLEVKPLNN, encoded by the coding sequence ATGTTGAAATTAAATAATATTACTAAAAGCTTTGATGGCAAGACCATCTTAAATAATTTAAACCTTGAAGTTAAAGACAATTCAATTTTAAGCATCGTTGGACCTAGTGGTGCTGGTAAAACTACTCTCTTGCGTTGTATCGCTGGACTAGAAAAAATCGATTCTGGTAGTTTTATTCTCAACGACAAACCATTTGATCCTTTCGACGAATCAGTCAAAGAACGTGTCGTCGGCGTCGTCTTCCAAGATTTCAATCTCTTCCCTCATCTATCCGTTATGGAAAACGTTGCTTTGGCTCCTCAAATGGTTTTAAAACAAGACAAACAAACTGTTGAAAAAAACGTTAATGAACTTTTAGATCAATTAGGCTTAACTAGTCTCAAAAACCAATATCCTTTCGAACTATCTGGTGGTCAAAAACAACGTGTCGCTATCGCCCGTGCTTTAGCCATGAAACCTCAAATCCTCTGTTATGACGAACCAACTTCAGCATTGGACCCCAGTCTTCGTGACACCGTAGCTCAAGTTATTTTGGACTTGAAAAAAACTGGTATCACTCAAATCGTTATCACCCACGATCCTGATTTTGCCAAAAAGATTGCCGATCAATTACTAGAAGTAAAACCACTGAACAATTAA